GGCGGCCAGACCCTGGACCGGTCCTTCGGCGTACTGCGCCGTGGCGGACGGCTGGCGACGCTGAGCGCACCACCGCCACCCGGCCGGGCCGACGAAATCGGCGTCACCGCAACGTTCTTCATCGTCACCGCCAACCGTGTCCAACTCGCCGAGCTTGCCGAACTCGTCGACCGAGGCCGGCTGCACGTCGAGATCGCGCGCACCTTCCCGCTCGCCGAAGGCCGGGAAGCGTTCGAAAGCGGCTCGCGCCCCGGCCGGCGGGCCGGAAAGACCGTCCTGGTCGTCCGCGATTGAACCCCGTCAGGAGGAAGCGCATGTACGACCTCGAGGACACCATCCGGCAGCGCCGGTCCAGCCGCATGTTCCTGCCCGACCCGGTACCGCGACAGTTGGTCGAAGAGTCACTGGCGCTGGCGATGCATGCGCCGTCCAACTCCAATGTCCAGCCGTGGCAGGTCGTTTTCGCCAGCGGCGCGGCCAGGAACCGGTTGGTTTCGGCGCTGTTGGCCCAGGCCCGCTCTGAACCGCCCAGGGTTCCGCAGCTACCACCGGCTTTCGCGCACCTGCGGCGGGAACTGGGCGCGCAAGTCTACGGCTCGATGGGGATCGCCCGCGACGACGCGGCCGCGCGCCAGGAAGCGGTGCTGCGCAACTGGGAATTCTTTCGCGCTCCGCTGGGCGGGGTCGTGTTCATGCACCAGGACCTGGATGTCGTCGACGGCATGGGTGTCGGGATGTTTCTGCAGAACCTGTTGTTGGCCTTGACCGCTCGCGGACTCGGTACCTGTGTTCAGGTGTCGATCGCCGGCTACCCGGAGATCGTCCGCGAGCAACTGGGCATCGCCGCCGACATGCGCATTCTGTGCGGTCTGGCGGTCGGCTACCCGGACCCGGACTTTCCGGCCAACTCGCTGCGGATCGGCCGCGACAGCCTGGACAAGCACGCGGTGTTCCTGGACGAATGAGCTAGCTGCCCGGGAAGTTCACGTCCTTCGTGACGGACTTCCACTCCTCGATCGACGCCGAGGTCGCGGCGATCTTGTCCCGCATCGCTTTCAGCACGTCACGTCCCAGCAGCAGCCGCAACGGGGGATCGTCGAGTTCGGTCACCATCAGCACCGCCTCAGCGACCTTGCGCGGATCGCCCGGCAGGTGGTCGGCGAATTGCTTGATCAGGTCCTTGCGCGCGGCGACGTCGGCGTAATCGGCGATCGGAGTGCCGGTTTCCTTCATCGATCTGGTCGCCCAGTCGGTGCGAAACGCGCCGGGTTCGATTGCGGTCACCTTGATCCCGAGCGGTCGGACCTCGGTGGCCAGAGCTTCGGTCACCGCTTCCAACGCAAATTTGGTGGACGAGTAGTAGGCGTTGGGTGGGTTGGCCACCAGGCCGGTCATCGACGAGATGTTGACGATGTGTCCGGCGCGGCGGGCGCGCATTTCCGGCAGCACCGCCTTGATCATGTCGACCGCCCCGAAGTAGTTGACGTCGAACAGTTTCCGGACCTCGGCGTCCTCGCCCTCCTCCACGGCCGAGAGATAGCCGTGGCCGGCGTTGTTGACCAGCACGTCGATTCCGCCGAACGCCTGCTCGGCCGCGCCGACCGCGTCCGCGATCTGAGCGGCGTCGGTGACGTCCAGTGCCAACACCAAAGCCCGACCACCGAATTCGTTCGCAAGGTCTTGCACCGCCTCGACCCGCCGCGCGGTCACCGCGACGCTGTGGCCCGCTTGCAATGCGCCACGGGCGATCTCGCGGCCGAACCCGGTGGAGCAGCCGGTCACTAACCACCGCGCCATCTCAGGGCGTCCCTTCCGGCAGGCGCCGCAGATAGGCCGCTCGCCGGTCGGCCAACTCCGCTGCCCGCTGTTCGGAACCCACCCGCAGCAGGTGCGGCACTTCAGCATCGAGCCGATCCAACTTGACCACCCGCCCGTGCGCGCCGAGACCCGCGCGCGGTCCCGTCGCACCGAATTCCGCCATCCGCAGGGTCAGGATCGCTTCGCGCAGTCCGTCCGTATCGATCCAATTCGCCACGCCCGGATCCTCCGGCGCAATCACATAGGTATAGGTGCCGTCTTCGTTGGCCACCGACTGCGCCTTGTTCAGGCTGCCGGTGCGGTCGATGATGTCCAGCGTGGTGCCCCAGATATTGCTCAGCGGCACGGTGAAGTATTCGGCGCCGCCGTCATTGAGGTCGACCACAAACGCCTCGTCCGGAGCGAGATCGAACCGGCCCATGACGTAGAACTGGTTGCGCATCGCGCCGTCGGTGTCGGCGGACCAGGCCAGGTCGAAGTGGTTGGCCGGCATCTTGTACACGCCGTGGCTGAGCTTGCCGGTGAAGTTCGCGAAATAGGCCATCATCGCGGCTGTCGCCTCCGCCTGCTCATCAAGGGTGCGGGCCGGCGCCGCCGGGGCGCTGCCAAGCCGTTGTATCTCAAAGTGATTGGGGTCATCGCGACCCCAGTCGAGCAGCATGTCGCGGATGTAGAACTCATGCGCCTGCGGGGTACTCTGCACGTGGTTGGGGCGGCCGTTGGCCGGGTCGGAGTCGACGGTGATGGTGAAGCTTCCGTCGGAGTCGACCGCCATGGTGCGGCCGTTGAGTACGTCGACGGTGCCCATGTGCGCGTCCCACAGGGTGAAGTAGTTCTCGGTCATCCGGTGCTCACCCACCCGTCCGTGGATCTCGTAGCGTTCGTCGCCGGAGATCGGTATCACCCGGTACACGCTGTCGGGATTGTCTATCCCCCAACGGGATCCAGGGATGCGCCGGCCGTCCACCGGGTGCGCCAACCGGGTGATGCAGCTGACCTTGGGCCGCAGCTTGTCCTGGTTCGACGACCACACCGCCGCCGAGAACATCACTTCGGCGAAGGCGTCGTCGAAGCGCCCGCGCATTGCCTCGGATGCCTTCGCGCGGCCCAGCCAAGTCTGGGCGACGTCGCGGTAGGCGGCTTTGACGGTGGGATGTTCGATGAGCTCCAGGGCGGCCAGTTCCTGTTCGCGCTGGGACGCGGTGGATACCGGATGGTCGGTCATGCGTTGCTCCTGTCTCGGAAACGCTTGTTGTACAACGTGAAACGTTCATCGATCTGCTCGGGGCACAGGCCGTAATCGGCGAGCCGGTAGGGCGGGCGCGCGTCTTCGCGTGGACGAACCTGCAGCCAGTGCCGCATTGCCTGCTGCGCCTGGTCGGTCAGTGGCACACCGATGGCCTCGTAGACGCGGGATACCTGCCTGATCGGATCGGCGACCGCATCGTCGAACTGAATGTCGGTGACGCATAAGGGGTCCCACTGGTCCCGAACCGCCATCGCCCGGTCATTCGTCCATCCCATGCGCTGCAACCATTCCGCGCCCACCCGGTGCGCGTCGACGTCATCGGCGTGCATCGCGTGCAACGTCGCGTTCAGGCTGGCGCCCGACGCGATCGTGGTCCGCGGGTCGCGGTGCATATGGACCAGGTGCAGTCCGGGGAACCTGGCGCGCAGCACATTCAGGTAGCCCAGGTGCGCCGGCGACTTGAGTACCCAGCGCTCCCCGTGGACACCGCGTCGGCGCTTCTGCCACTGCAGGAACTGCAGCATGCGGTGCAGGTGATCGTAGGCGGGCGTGAAGTTCTGCTGGTCGAGCCAGGACCGGTAATGCGGCAGCTGTGCGCCGGACTCGGGGACGTGCGACAAGAACGCGTCGGCCAGAAAGACGATCTCCTCCTCGGCTTCCCGCGCGTACATCGGGTGGATGGTGAACAGATCGGGTGCGAGCTCGCGCGATTTCGCCTCGCGCGCTTCGCTGATCGCGATGCGGGGGTCGGTGCCGGTGAACGTCTCGTCGAGTTTCGGTGCGACCTCGACGACCTCCCACCCGTAGGCACACAGGAAGCGCGGGTCGGCCGCCAGCAGCCGCTGCACCAAAGTGGTTCCGCTGCGCATCATCCCGACGACGACGATCGGGGCGGCGACCTGTTCGTCGAGTATCTCCGGGTGGCGCCTGATCCACTCCTGCGCGCGAAGCCGCATCCGCAGGCTGTGCACGATCCCGGACCGCAGGATGTGGGTGCCGATCGGGTTGAGGTCCGCGCGTTCGTAGTCGGTCAGCAGCACCCGCAGCGGACGTTCGAATTCCCCCGGGCCCCAATCGGTTAGCGACTCCTTGCGTTGCGCCTCGGCCAGCATCGCCGCGGCGTCGAACGGCGTCACCACTAGAACTTCAGGTGCTGGCTGACGTCGCCGACCTGGTCGACGAACATCGTCCGGCTGTCGAACCACCACACCCCGTCGAGCCGGTGGAAGGTGTCCTTGTAGTGGCCGGTCACGATCACCTGCAGCGGCAGCTCAGTTGTGGCCTGCGTGACGCAGTAGTACGACGTGCTGGTCGCCGTCCCGGTCAAGTCATCGATGTGCAGCTGCACGTTGGTGGTGTTGTGTTTGGTCTTCGGGGTGCCGTCCTCGTAGATCCGGGTGGCCATGTCATACATCTGGCGCACCCGGGCGGCTCCGGCGAACACCGTCTCCGGCGGACCGTCCTCGACTCCGCAGATGCGGCCGTGTTCGAAGAGCCGGGCCACCCCGTCCAGGTCGCCGCCGTCCAGGAGTTGCGCGTAGGTGTAGATCAGGTTGGTGATGGCGATAGCGCTGTCACTCACGTGGAACCACCTCGGCTGTACTCCGTTGTTTCCGCCAGACCCGTTGGTGACGTTACTTGGAGGCCGAGCCGGCGCGATAAGCCGACCCGCAATTCGTTGAGCCTGCGTCGAGGTGGGCGCTACTCGAACTTTCCCTGCCTGTACGCAGGCTCAACCAGTCCATGCTTGCGGGTTCGGCGGCGTTTAGTTGAGTCTGCGTTGGTGGCGGGCGCTACTCGAACTTCGCCTGCCAGGACGCAGGCTCAATGAGCCTGGCCGACGGGCTGGAAAAAGCTAGCCCCGGGTGACCTTGCCGGCCTTGATGCACGAGGTGCACACGTTGAGGCGCTGCTTGTTGCCGCCGGGACGGGCCACGGCGTGCACGGTCTGGACGTTGGGGTTCCACCGGCGGCTGGTGCGGCGGTGGGAGTGCGACACCGACTTACCGAAGCCGGGGCCTTTCCCGCAGATATCGCACACAGCGGCCATGGTTCAAACTCCTCAAGTCTGTTGCTGGGGTCCGGCGACCTCGTCAACGGGTCGGCCGAAACTGAGCCGGAATAGCCCAGGATAGCCCAGGGGAGTCCCAGGATACCGACTGTGGTCGGCAACCACCAAAACGGTCACGGCAGCTGTCGCCCCGGCTGACTAGGCTCTTGCACGGCTACTCTGGCGCGCACCAGAGCCATCGCGCAACACATGCAATGGGCAGTAGGGAGGTGGGGTCGGCTTGGTCACGTCGCAACGTCCGCTCGACGGCCCCGCCCTGCGCGACTGGGCCCACACCACCGTCAGCGACCTGATTACCCACATCGACGAGATCAACCAACTCAACGTGTTCCCGGTCGCCGACTCCGACACGGGCGCAAACATGCTGTTCACGATGCGTGCCGCGCTGGCGCAAGTCGACGCGGAAGCCGGCACGGACACCGATGCCGATGTTGCCCGGGTGGCGGCCGCGCTGTCCGCCGGCGCCGTGACGGGCGCGCGTGGCAATTCCGGGGTGATCTTGTCCCAGATTCTGCTGGGTATCGCGGAGGTGACCGCGGACGCGGCCGACGACTCCGGCGGCGTGCTGCCCACCATCGACGCGGCGACGCTCGGCGCGGCACTCTGGCGCGGGCTGGAGCTGGTGGTGGCATCGATGGGCGGCGACGAGGTGCCGGGCACCATCGTTTCGGTGTTGCGCGCGGCCGCGACTGCCGTCGAGCAGTCCGCAGCAGCCGGCGACACGCTGCCCCGTGCGGTCATCGACGCGGGTGACGCGGCCGTGGTGGCGCTGGAAAAGACCACCGAGCAGCTCGACGTGCTCGCCGACGCAGGCGTGGTGGACGCCGGCGGGCGGGGTCTGCTGGTCATGCTGGATTCACTGCGCTCGACCATCACCGGCAGCGTGCCGGCGCGGAGCTGCTACGAGCCGGCGCCACACTCGCGGCCGGCCGACACCGGCGCCCGCAGGCCGGCTCCCCAGTTCGAGGTGATGTACCTGCTGGCCGGCTGCGACGCGGCGGCTGCCGACACGCTGCGCGACCGCCTCGGCGAACTCGGCGACTCGGTGGCCATCGCGGCGAATCCCTCGGACAGCTATTCGGTGCATGTCCACACCGACGACGCCGGGGCCGCCATCGAAGCCGGGATCACGGCGGGCCACCTCAGCCGGATCGTGGTCTCCGCGCTCAGTTCCGGCGCCACCGGACTGCCCGCGGGCAGCTGGACCCGCGAACGCGCGGTGCTGGCCGTCGTCGACGGCGACGGCGCCGACGAGTTGTTCGCCGGCGAAGGCGCCTGCGTGTTGCGGCCGGACGAAGGCACCGACATCACCGCCCACCAGTTGGTTCGCGCCGTGGTGGACACCGGCGCCGCCCAGGTGATGGTGCTGCCCAATGGTTACGTGGCCGCCGAGGAGCTGGTGGCGGGTTGCACCGCCGCGAACGGCTGGGGCGTGGACGTGGTGCCGGTGCCGACCGGATCGATGGTGCAGGGCCTGGCCG
This genomic stretch from Mycobacterium paragordonae harbors:
- a CDS encoding nitroreductase, with protein sequence MYDLEDTIRQRRSSRMFLPDPVPRQLVEESLALAMHAPSNSNVQPWQVVFASGAARNRLVSALLAQARSEPPRVPQLPPAFAHLRRELGAQVYGSMGIARDDAAARQEAVLRNWEFFRAPLGGVVFMHQDLDVVDGMGVGMFLQNLLLALTARGLGTCVQVSIAGYPEIVREQLGIAADMRILCGLAVGYPDPDFPANSLRIGRDSLDKHAVFLDE
- a CDS encoding oxidoreductase, whose amino-acid sequence is MARWLVTGCSTGFGREIARGALQAGHSVAVTARRVEAVQDLANEFGGRALVLALDVTDAAQIADAVGAAEQAFGGIDVLVNNAGHGYLSAVEEGEDAEVRKLFDVNYFGAVDMIKAVLPEMRARRAGHIVNISSMTGLVANPPNAYYSSTKFALEAVTEALATEVRPLGIKVTAIEPGAFRTDWATRSMKETGTPIADYADVAARKDLIKQFADHLPGDPRKVAEAVLMVTELDDPPLRLLLGRDVLKAMRDKIAATSASIEEWKSVTKDVNFPGS
- a CDS encoding DUF1214 domain-containing protein — translated: MTDHPVSTASQREQELAALELIEHPTVKAAYRDVAQTWLGRAKASEAMRGRFDDAFAEVMFSAAVWSSNQDKLRPKVSCITRLAHPVDGRRIPGSRWGIDNPDSVYRVIPISGDERYEIHGRVGEHRMTENYFTLWDAHMGTVDVLNGRTMAVDSDGSFTITVDSDPANGRPNHVQSTPQAHEFYIRDMLLDWGRDDPNHFEIQRLGSAPAAPARTLDEQAEATAAMMAYFANFTGKLSHGVYKMPANHFDLAWSADTDGAMRNQFYVMGRFDLAPDEAFVVDLNDGGAEYFTVPLSNIWGTTLDIIDRTGSLNKAQSVANEDGTYTYVIAPEDPGVANWIDTDGLREAILTLRMAEFGATGPRAGLGAHGRVVKLDRLDAEVPHLLRVGSEQRAAELADRRAAYLRRLPEGTP
- a CDS encoding sulfotransferase family protein produces the protein MLAEAQRKESLTDWGPGEFERPLRVLLTDYERADLNPIGTHILRSGIVHSLRMRLRAQEWIRRHPEILDEQVAAPIVVVGMMRSGTTLVQRLLAADPRFLCAYGWEVVEVAPKLDETFTGTDPRIAISEAREAKSRELAPDLFTIHPMYAREAEEEIVFLADAFLSHVPESGAQLPHYRSWLDQQNFTPAYDHLHRMLQFLQWQKRRRGVHGERWVLKSPAHLGYLNVLRARFPGLHLVHMHRDPRTTIASGASLNATLHAMHADDVDAHRVGAEWLQRMGWTNDRAMAVRDQWDPLCVTDIQFDDAVADPIRQVSRVYEAIGVPLTDQAQQAMRHWLQVRPREDARPPYRLADYGLCPEQIDERFTLYNKRFRDRSNA
- a CDS encoding nuclear transport factor 2 family protein; its protein translation is MSDSAIAITNLIYTYAQLLDGGDLDGVARLFEHGRICGVEDGPPETVFAGAARVRQMYDMATRIYEDGTPKTKHNTTNVQLHIDDLTGTATSTSYYCVTQATTELPLQVIVTGHYKDTFHRLDGVWWFDSRTMFVDQVGDVSQHLKF
- the rpmB gene encoding 50S ribosomal protein L28 — protein: MAAVCDICGKGPGFGKSVSHSHRRTSRRWNPNVQTVHAVARPGGNKQRLNVCTSCIKAGKVTRG
- a CDS encoding DAK2 domain-containing protein → MVTSQRPLDGPALRDWAHTTVSDLITHIDEINQLNVFPVADSDTGANMLFTMRAALAQVDAEAGTDTDADVARVAAALSAGAVTGARGNSGVILSQILLGIAEVTADAADDSGGVLPTIDAATLGAALWRGLELVVASMGGDEVPGTIVSVLRAAATAVEQSAAAGDTLPRAVIDAGDAAVVALEKTTEQLDVLADAGVVDAGGRGLLVMLDSLRSTITGSVPARSCYEPAPHSRPADTGARRPAPQFEVMYLLAGCDAAAADTLRDRLGELGDSVAIAANPSDSYSVHVHTDDAGAAIEAGITAGHLSRIVVSALSSGATGLPAGSWTRERAVLAVVDGDGADELFAGEGACVLRPDEGTDITAHQLVRAVVDTGAAQVMVLPNGYVAAEELVAGCTAANGWGVDVVPVPTGSMVQGLAALAVHDPDRQAVDDGYSMARAAGVARHGSVRIATENALTWAGTCRPGDGLGIAGDEVLIVAADVAAAAIGLLDLLLASGGDLVTVLTGSELADTDIEAVGSVLERHMHDRHPGSELVVYRTGHRGDVLLIGVE